Proteins encoded together in one bacterium window:
- the mutM gene encoding bifunctional DNA-formamidopyrimidine glycosylase/DNA-(apurinic or apyrimidinic site) lyase, with amino-acid sequence MPELPEVETIRRGLEKRILEKKVNRVEINTDRMVKKPSPKRFKEEVEGRNFKQVIRRGKYLILVLSSGKEIVIHLRMTGQLIYGKRDTKNRVSFLLSNGKYLNLNDSRHLGEIRLVENWKRVPSIAKMGMEPLEGSFTLKVFGEMLNKRKAKIKPLLMNQEFLAGVGNIYAQEALFKARIHPERHAHRLKRDEVELLFSEIKKVLKKAIDYKGSSLSSYVDVEGKRGSFHSRLRVYGRGGEPCVKCKTPLEFVRLAGRGTTFCPKCQK; translated from the coding sequence ATGCCTGAATTGCCAGAAGTAGAAACAATAAGAAGAGGACTGGAAAAGAGAATCTTGGAAAAGAAAGTAAACAGAGTGGAAATAAACACAGATAGGATGGTAAAAAAGCCTTCCCCGAAAAGATTTAAGGAAGAAGTTGAAGGCAGAAATTTTAAACAGGTTATTCGTCGAGGAAAGTACTTAATTTTAGTATTATCTTCTGGGAAGGAGATAGTGATACATCTTAGAATGACCGGTCAACTAATTTACGGAAAGAGGGATACAAAGAACAGGGTATCCTTTCTCCTGTCAAACGGCAAATATTTGAACCTTAACGACAGTAGACATCTGGGAGAAATCAGATTAGTAGAAAACTGGAAGAGAGTTCCCTCCATTGCTAAGATGGGGATGGAACCTCTGGAAGGTAGTTTTACGCTCAAGGTTTTCGGTGAAATGTTAAATAAAAGAAAGGCTAAAATTAAACCTCTATTGATGAATCAGGAGTTCTTAGCTGGCGTGGGAAATATTTATGCTCAAGAGGCACTATTCAAGGCAAGAATTCATCCAGAAAGACATGCTCACCGGCTGAAGCGAGATGAGGTGGAGTTACTATTTTCTGAAATAAAGAAGGTCTTAAAGAAAGCTATAGATTACAAGGGGTCGTCTTTAAGTAGTTATGTTGATGTAGAAGGAAAAAGAGGAAGTTTCCACTCTCGCCTGCGGGTCTATGGACGGGGAGGGGAGCCCTGTGTTAAATGTAAGACACCGTTGGAGTTTGTTAGACTTGCTGGCAGGGGAACTACTTTTTGTCCAAAGTGCCAGAAGTAG